In Thermocrinis jamiesonii, the genomic stretch CTTGCCCCTTGGCTAAAGATAGAAACCATAGACCAACTAAAGTCTAAATTAGCAAGCGTTATAGTTCTTATACTTGCCATTACCTTTACTAAGAATCTCGTAGAGTGGAAAAATCCACTGGATACTTTGCTTTTTGGCTTAGCGGTATCTGCGGTAATCGGCGTGCTTATATTCTACTACAAGATCAAATCTGAGCATTAAAATAGTCCTATTATGGAATTTCCAAAGCTAAGACCAAGAAGGCTTAGGGCTAACGAAAACATAAGAAGGCTTGTGAGAGAAACAAAGCTTTCCCTTGACGATCTGATATACCCAATCTTTGTAAGATACGGAGAAAAAATAGTGGAAGAGATTCCATCTATGCCTGGAGTTTTCAGATACAGTGTGGATAAAGTAGTTGATGCGGTTAAGGAAGTTAGAGACCTTGGCATTCCCGCCATCATACTCTTTGGCATTCCCGAACACAAAGACGAAGTGGGCTCAGACACCTGGAACGAGCAGGGAATCATCCAAAAGGCTCTTAGGGAAATAAAAAAGCACGTTCCAGATATTTACGTAATAACCGATGTGTGCTTTTGTGAATACACCACTCACGGACACTGCGGGGTGATAAGAGGGAACACCGTAGATAACGACTTAACCTTGGAAAATCTAAAAAAGCAGGCCATTTCCCACGTAGAAAGTGGAGCAGATATGCTGGCACCTTCTGGTATGATGGATGGGATGGTTCAAGCTATTAGGTCCGCTTTAGACGAATCTGGATACTATCACATACCCATAATGGCATACTCCGCTAAGTTTGCCTCATCTTTCTATGGTCCCTTTAGGGAAGCTGCGGAGTCCGCTCCAGCCTTTGGAGACAGAAGGAGCTATCAGATGGATCCAGCCAACGCAAGGGAAGCTATAAAGGAAGTTCTACTGGATGTAAAGGAAGGTGCAGACATCATCATGGTAAAGCCCGCTTTGGCTTACCTTGACATAATTGCCAAAGTAAAGGAGGTCACACTGCTTCCAGTGTGTGCATACAACGTAAGCGGTGAGTATGCCATGATAAAGGCAGGGGGAAGACTTGGATGGATTGATGAAGAGAAGGTGATGGTAGAAACCCTTCTATCTATAAAGAGGGCAGGAGCTGACATGATAATAACTTACTTTGCAAAGGACATCGCAAAGCTCATAAACAAAGGACTTATCTAAATGCTTTTTTTCTATAACCTTAGGGAGTTTTTAAAAGCATTCCTGCTTCTGAGCTTTGTTTTTGCATCAATCCTAAGCCTTTATTCTGTATTTGACGTTCTGTTTCTTTACAAAACCGCAAAAGTAGAACTAATACCGAAGGTTCTTCTTACCACTATTTTAATTAGCTTTTACTACACTGCTCCCATCGTAAACAGCCTTTCCTTAATGCTTTACCTAAGGAGAGTTTTCAGCAAGTCTTACGATAGGATAGCCAGCACCTTTGGCATATCTCCCTTTAGCTTCTTTTTTCCTGTCTTGTTGGTTTCTCTTTTACTATCTTTCATACAGTTTGTTCTTAGCTATAGCTTCTATCCAAAAATTTTTAAGACCGCCTATTCGTTGGAGAGGGAGTTTAAAAAGAGTAAGCCTGCGGAGGAGTTTTTCATCAGCGATCTGTGGCTCAGCTTAAGTTCGGAGGGAAATAACTATTACATCAGGATAGGATTTGCAAACCTAAAAGATAAAAGGGTGCATAACGTTTTTTTGGTATCACTAAAAGAAAGCGACATAACAGAGCTAATAACCGCAGAGGAAGGCTATTGGGAAGACAAAAGCCTAAGGTTAAGGAATGCGGAGATAAACATCTTTGAGAGGGAGATCCAAAAACGGGCTGACCTTAGCGTAGAAATTATCCCTGTAGAAGAAGCCAAGGCTTTTGGAGAAAAGTTAAATCACCTGAGTATGGATCGTCTCATTTCCCTTTACGTTTTGGCAGGCAAGGTAGGAATGAACAAGGAGCTTTATCTTGCTGAGATCCTACGTAGAGCAATCGTGAGCTTTTCCAACATAGTGATCCTAAGTCCTCTTTTGCTGTCCCTAATTAGGCATAGGGCTTTTCTAAAGCCTTCTGTTTTCCTTCTGCTTTACGCATCCGTTTATGTCTTAAGTCTAAATCTTGTAAAGGTCGTGGCAGAAGAGTTTGGAAAGAACCCATTCATAGGGCTCATTCCCTTCTTGGGTCTTTGCTTTTTATCTCTGAGAAACCTTTACTATTTGAGCAAAGGATGAAGGATCTAAGCTTGCACCACCGACCAAAAGTCCGTCTACGTCTGGCATAGAAAGGAATTCTCCCGCATTTTGAGGATTGACGCTACCTCCGTAAAGCACCCTCACTTTACCCAAAAGCTCCTTTATAAAACTATGAACGAGCTGGGCATCTTCTGGTGTGGCTGGGTTTCCTGAACCTATAGCCCAAACAGGCTCGTAGGCTATGTCTATCCTTTCTGACACCTCATCCAAACCGGAAAGGGCAAGCTTTAGCTGGCTTTCTATGACCTTCAACGTCATCCCCGCTTCCCTTTCCTCCATCTTTTCTCCCACACACAAAATAGGTCTTATACCCTTTTCAAGGCAAGCTATTACCTTTTTGTTTATCAACTCGTCTGTTTCTCCAAAGATCCATCTCCTTTCCGAGTGTCCAACTATTACGTAAGAAACTCCAAGTTCCTTTAGCATGTCCAAGGATATTTCTCCCGTGAAAGCCCCTTTCTGTTCATAGTGGCAGTTTTGGGCACCAAGCTTTACCTTACTGCCTTTTAGTATATCCCAAGCTATGCACAGAGAAGTAAAGGGTGGGCATATGAGAATCTCGACGTTATCATCCACCCCTTCTATTAGCCTTAGAAATGTTTCTAAGTATTCCTTAGTCTCTTTTGGTGTTTTGTTCATTTTCCAATTGGCGACTATAAGCTTCATACAAATATTCTAACCACTTTCTAAGCTCCAAAGCAACAAAAACTACCAAAGGCATAATTAAAGCATACCCAAGTTGTTCTGCGTTTAGCTGGGCAACTCTGAAGAATTCGCTAAGGATGGACATAGCCAAAAACTGAAGGAACATACCTATGGAAATGCCCAGGTATATGTAAGGGTTTAGTTTTATGTAGCTTATAGGATTTAGCAAAAAGGGTTTAGAACCTATTTCCTGTATACCCACAGGCCATTGGGATACTACCGCAGACAAAAAGCTTATGGTAAGCGCAATTTCGTATGGGTATTTTTCCAAAAGGTAACTGAAGAGTATAAAGTGACCAAGGGCCAATATGGTCCCGTTGTAGATAACATAAAATAACTGCTTTTTACCAAGGAAGATCTTTTGGGGTTTTTTGGGCTTTTCTCTAAAAGGATCACCCTCAAACTTGGTAAAGGGATAAGCTTTATCTTGAACGCCGTCGGTTACTAAGTTTATCCAGAGTATATGGGTTGGATAAAGAGGCAAAGGCTTGCCCGTAAGTATGGCTAAGCTGTTGTAGAGGATCTCAAACACGTTGGTGGAAAGAAGATACCTTATTACCTTAGCTATGTTGGCGGATATCCGCCTTCCAATCATTATAGCTTGGACGATAACGGATAGATTGTTGTCAGTTATTATCATAGCAGATGCGTCCTTTGAAACTTGGGTGCCAGAACCCATGGCAACTCCCAAGTTTGCCACCCTCAGAGCGGGAGCATCGTTTACACCGTCCCCCGTTACAGCTACTATCTCTCCCTTAGATTGTAAAACCTTTACTATCCTGTATTTGTCCTCCGGCAGAGCTCTTGCTACAACCCTAACCCTTTTTAGAAGTTCATAAAGCTCATCGTCCGAATACTGGGACATCTTCTTCCCTTCAATAGCCAAATCCCCCTCTCTGTATATACCTACCATGCTTGCTATTGCCTTTGCGGTCAGCATGTTGTCCCCGGTTATCATAATAAGCCTTATGCCAGCTCTCTTTGCCTTCTCCACCGCCTCTTTTACTCCCTCCTTTGGTGGGTCCAAAAAGCCCACCAATCCTACTATTTCAAGCTTCACAGAATCTATGCTTTCTGGAATTCCATCAAGAATGGCTTTACCAAAGGCTAAAACCCTAAGCCCCTTTTCAGCCATACTGTCGTGTATTTTGTCTAAACCATTGGGAGGATTTTCCGCCATGCTTAACAAACTTTCAAAAGCTCCCTTTATGTAAAGCTCGTAAGATGGACCGTTTTTTACCACTACTGCCATAAATCTTCTTCTGGTGTCAAAGGGATGCTCCCAAACCCTTTCAAAGGCTTGCCTCACACCTAACCAATTAAAACCTAACTCATCCAACCATTCCAAAAGCGCAAGATCCACCGCGTCTCCCTTTTTTCCGTCCGAATCGTTACATAGAGCAGAACAGAGAAAGAGGGCTTCCTCGTCCAACGGGTAATAACTCTCCACCTTAAGCCTTCCTTCCGTTATGGTCCCAGTTTTATCTGAGCATATAAAAGTGGCACTCCCTAAGGTTTCCACTGCAGGAAGGTGTCTAACCAAAACTTTGTTTTTTGCCAACCTTAAAGCACCTACCACCAAAGCGATGGTGATGACGATTGGAAGCCCCTCTGGGACTGCGGAAACCAACTGAGCTATACCAAAAAAGACTAAGAATTTCCAATCCCTACCTTGAACGATGCCTATAAGGACCAATAGGGAGATTATGACTATTAGAGCAATGAGCCACTTTTTTGAAAAGCTTCCAATAGCAGTGGTCAATGGGCTTTCGGGAGGTTTTTCTTCAAGCTTAGATGCCAAAAGTCCCATTTGGGTGTTCTTTCCGGTTGCATAAACCACTGCCTTGGCTTTACCTCTGACCACTACTGTTCCTTTAAATACGCAGTTTAGCCTTTCGTATATCGGTGTATCTTCCTCAAGCACAATATGGGAATACTTCTCCACGGGTACAGATTCTCCTGTCAAGATAGCTTCATCTACCAAAAGACCGGAGTCTTCCAAAAGCCTTGCATCCGCTGGCACTACGTCCCCTTCCGAAAGCAAAATCAGATCGCCAGGCACCAAAAGGGATGCATCCACTTCCTGTTCTACTCCTTCCCTGATCACCGTTACCTTTTGCTTGGTTAGACGCTTGAGACTCTCTATGGAAGCTTTGGCCTTAAGTTCTTGATAAAATCCTATAACGCCGTTTATCAGCACAAGTCCCAGCACAACAACGCTATCGTGCCAGTCCCCCAAAAAAAAAGCAAAAATGCCAGCTATTATAAGAATCACTATTAATGGATTTGTGTATTGTCTGAGGAATATGCTTAGGAGACTTTCTTTTCGTTCTTCTATCTCGTTGGGTCCATAAATGCTAAGCCTTCTCTTAGCTTCTTCGTTGGATAAGCCAAAATGGGACGTGTTTAACTCTTTGAGAACTTCCTCTGGGCTTTTGTAGTGCATCTTTTATCATATTGTATTATGGATAGACCTCTTGTAGGTATCATAATGGGGAGCATATCCGATTGGGAATACCTAAGGCCAGCTTACGAGGTCCTCAGGGAGTTTGAAGTCCCCTGCGAGGTTAAGGTAGTTTCTGCCCATCGCACACCGCAGGCTATGTATGAGTATGCCAAAAGTGCGAGAGAAAGAGGAATAGAGGTAATAATTGCGGGTGCAGGAGGTTCAGCCCATCTGCCGGGTATGACAGCGTCTATGACCACTCTCCCAGTAATTGGTGTGCCTGTGCCTTCCAAGCATTTAAACGGAGTTGATTCTCTTTATTCCATAGTCCAGATGCCTCCAGGGGTACCGGTAGCTACCGTGGGTATAGGGAACGGAACAAATGCGGGCCTGCTGGCAATCAGAATACTTTCCATAAAATATCCAGATCTCCAGCGTAAGCTGGAAGATTACACAAAAGAACTTGAAAAGAAGGTAGATAAAATGAACCAAGAGCTAAAAAGTATGCTATAATAATCCATATACAGGAGGAAAAAATGGCTCTGAGGATAAGGCTTGCTAAATTTGGCAGATCGCACCATCCAATCTATCGAATAGTTGTGATGGATTCACGCTCTCCAAGAGAGGGAAGATATATTGACATACTCGGCACCTATGATCCAAAAAGAAAGGAGTTGATTGATATAAAACCGGAAAAAGTCAAAGAATGGATACAAAAAGGAGCAGAAATTACCGATAGGGCTAAAAGTGTGCTAAAAAATGCTAACATACTTTAAGAAGGAGGTAGGAACATGAGCCAGCTCAGAGATATTGTGGAAATTGCCGCCAAGTCCTTGGTGGACAACCCCAACGGGGTCAATGTAGCAGAAATAGAGGGAGAAAAGACCATAGTTATTGAGTTGAGGGTGGACAAGGCAGACATAGGAAAAGTTATAGGCAAACAGGGCCGAATTGCCAGAGCCCTAAGGACCATCGTATCCGCTATGGGAAGAAAAATAAACAAAAGGGTGGTCTTGGAAATATTAGAGTGATATATTTTTTAGGTGCTCAATTTGATTGTCTCTTATTATGATTGCGTCTACCCTGCACTCCCGTGCGGGGTAATCTTTTAAAAAATTTTCTATGCATCTGTATATTTTTCTTAACTTTCTGCTATCTATTCTTTCTGCGGGGTTAAAGTCTGTATGGGTTCCCTTTACCTCCACAAATACCAACACCTCACCGTCAAGTGCAACTATGTCTATTTCTCCGTATCTACAGTGGAGGTTTCTAATAAGAATTTCGTATCCTAAGCTTAAAAGGTATTGGCAAGCCAAATCTTCAAAGTACTTACCTTTCTTCAATGGCGCTTAGAACTTCCTGCAAAGTTATGGGTGCTGTGCCCAGCTTACCTACCACTATACCGGCGCACAGATTAGCCAACTCGCATGCTAAGTGCCAATCTCCACTGGCAATATAGGAAGCAGTCAACACCGCTACCACAGTATCTCCAGCACCGGAAACATCATAAACCTGCTTTGCCTTTGCTGGAAAATGAGCATATTCCTTGTCAAAAAGTGCCATACCTTTGGAACCAAGGGTTATTACCAAGGTTTTTAGTCCAAGCTCTTTTTTTAGCGTCCAGCCTAAGCTTTCCAATGGTCCTCCTTGACCCATTTGCTTTGCTTCCTTTTCGTTTGGAGTCATCAGATCTACACCGTAGTAAAGATGTTTGTTCACAGGTTTTGGATCTACCGAAAGAAAAACTCTTTTTTCTTTAAGTCTTTTTACCAAAGGCTCACAAACTACACCTTTTGCATAATCGGAAAGAATAACCCCGTCCACATCCACATCAAGCCTTTCAAGTAGTTTGTCCAGTGTTTTTCCAGAAACAGGTCTTTTATCTTCCCAATCTATTCTTAGAAGCTGTTGGGAAAGGGAAACTACTCTTGCCTTTTCGGTTGTTGGCCTTTGACTGTCCTCTACCGTAAGGTCTTCTATGGAGGCGGACCTTATTAAACCTTTCATTATATGTTTTCCATAATCTGAACCAGTAACTCCCAGCAAGTAGGTTTTCACACCCAAAGAAGCAAGGTTATTTGCCACATTGGCTGCACCACCAAGTCTAAATTCTTCTCTTTCCACTTCCACCACTGGCACAGGTGCCTCAGGCGAAATCCTCTCAACAACTCCAAATATATATCTGTCCAATATCAGATCTCCCACCACTAAAATTCTAAGGTCCTTTAATTTTTCAACAACCTTTTTAAATCTTTCCTTCACTTCTAGCGCTTCTGAGTTCAATTAAAATTTTAACTAATGATTGGTTTTGTCCAAAATTTTTTGTAGTCCTGCCCTCCACATAGCCCCAAACCTTATCCCTACTCCATAGATACTGGATGAATAATTAGACAAACTTATAAATCAGCAAGGGATTTTACTAAATCGTAATTTAAGGAGTGACCCCCGTAATAAGATACGATCCTTCCCTTTATGTATTTTCCTAACAAAGAAAGATCCCCTATTAGGTCCAAAAGTTTGTGTCTTATGGGCTCGTCTTTGGATCTTAAACCTTCAGAGTTATACACTTTTCCGCCTTTTCCAAAAACTACCGCATTTTTCAAACTTCCGCCCTTTGCAAGTCCCGCTTTTCTGAGAGCTTCCACTTGATGATCATAACAGAAGGTTCTGGCAAAGATCAGTTCTTTTATGTTTCCTTTGAACCTTACCCTACGGTCTTTGAATAGACCTTCCACGCTCCCCACGTATTCAGCCACAAACTGATCAAACGGTAAAGCTTCAATTCTTGCAGTGCAGTTTCTAACACTTACAGGGGTTTTTATTTCCAACACCTCCTTTTCTTTTTCCAATTTATGAACAAGCTTTTTCAGTTTTTTATAGAAAAAATAACCACTGCCGTCCATTGCTGGAATTTCCCAGCCTTCTAAAACTTCAATTACAAGGTTATCAATACCAAGCATGTAAAGAACAGCCATAAGGTGCTCAACGGTCTTTATTACCCTATCACCTTTACCCAGATCTGTGGAGTGTCTCGTATTAACAACATATTTGTAGTTAGCTTGTATATACTCGCCCTTGACAAAAAACCTAATGCCTTTGTAACTATCGTCTGGGTGTAGCCTGATCTTGGAATACTCTCCCGTGTGAAGCCCTATACCTTCAAACTCCACTACGTCCCTTATCGTAGCCTGATACATCAACCTTATATTATTGCAAAAAAGATGCCAACCTTTTAATCGTGTTTAAAACTTCATACATGCTTGGTTTCTTTGGCACTTCACACTCCGCGTTAAAAAGTTTTTCCCACTGCTCTTTTGTAGTTTTGCCAATACATATGATTTTTTTATCCTTCAAACTCGGTTTATTGTTTAGCTTTTGCAAATTTGCAAAAAAAGACTTGACTGCAGAAGGACTTGCAAAGA encodes the following:
- the rpsP gene encoding 30S ribosomal protein S16, which encodes MALRIRLAKFGRSHHPIYRIVVMDSRSPREGRYIDILGTYDPKRKELIDIKPEKVKEWIQKGAEITDRAKSVLKNANIL
- the purE gene encoding 5-(carboxyamino)imidazole ribonucleotide mutase; this encodes MDRPLVGIIMGSISDWEYLRPAYEVLREFEVPCEVKVVSAHRTPQAMYEYAKSARERGIEVIIAGAGGSAHLPGMTASMTTLPVIGVPVPSKHLNGVDSLYSIVQMPPGVPVATVGIGNGTNAGLLAIRILSIKYPDLQRKLEDYTKELEKKVDKMNQELKSML
- a CDS encoding YraN family protein, encoding MKKGKYFEDLACQYLLSLGYEILIRNLHCRYGEIDIVALDGEVLVFVEVKGTHTDFNPAERIDSRKLRKIYRCIENFLKDYPARECRVDAIIIRDNQIEHLKNISL
- a CDS encoding bifunctional heptose 7-phosphate kinase/heptose 1-phosphate adenyltransferase translates to MKERFKKVVEKLKDLRILVVGDLILDRYIFGVVERISPEAPVPVVEVEREEFRLGGAANVANNLASLGVKTYLLGVTGSDYGKHIMKGLIRSASIEDLTVEDSQRPTTEKARVVSLSQQLLRIDWEDKRPVSGKTLDKLLERLDVDVDGVILSDYAKGVVCEPLVKRLKEKRVFLSVDPKPVNKHLYYGVDLMTPNEKEAKQMGQGGPLESLGWTLKKELGLKTLVITLGSKGMALFDKEYAHFPAKAKQVYDVSGAGDTVVAVLTASYIASGDWHLACELANLCAGIVVGKLGTAPITLQEVLSAIEER
- a CDS encoding KH domain-containing protein produces the protein MSQLRDIVEIAAKSLVDNPNGVNVAEIEGEKTIVIELRVDKADIGKVIGKQGRIARALRTIVSAMGRKINKRVVLEILE
- a CDS encoding LptF/LptG family permease; the protein is MLFFYNLREFLKAFLLLSFVFASILSLYSVFDVLFLYKTAKVELIPKVLLTTILISFYYTAPIVNSLSLMLYLRRVFSKSYDRIASTFGISPFSFFFPVLLVSLLLSFIQFVLSYSFYPKIFKTAYSLEREFKKSKPAEEFFISDLWLSLSSEGNNYYIRIGFANLKDKRVHNVFLVSLKESDITELITAEEGYWEDKSLRLRNAEINIFEREIQKRADLSVEIIPVEEAKAFGEKLNHLSMDRLISLYVLAGKVGMNKELYLAEILRRAIVSFSNIVILSPLLLSLIRHRAFLKPSVFLLLYASVYVLSLNLVKVVAEEFGKNPFIGLIPFLGLCFLSLRNLYYLSKG
- a CDS encoding cation-translocating P-type ATPase yields the protein MHYKSPEEVLKELNTSHFGLSNEEAKRRLSIYGPNEIEERKESLLSIFLRQYTNPLIVILIIAGIFAFFLGDWHDSVVVLGLVLINGVIGFYQELKAKASIESLKRLTKQKVTVIREGVEQEVDASLLVPGDLILLSEGDVVPADARLLEDSGLLVDEAILTGESVPVEKYSHIVLEEDTPIYERLNCVFKGTVVVRGKAKAVVYATGKNTQMGLLASKLEEKPPESPLTTAIGSFSKKWLIALIVIISLLVLIGIVQGRDWKFLVFFGIAQLVSAVPEGLPIVITIALVVGALRLAKNKVLVRHLPAVETLGSATFICSDKTGTITEGRLKVESYYPLDEEALFLCSALCNDSDGKKGDAVDLALLEWLDELGFNWLGVRQAFERVWEHPFDTRRRFMAVVVKNGPSYELYIKGAFESLLSMAENPPNGLDKIHDSMAEKGLRVLAFGKAILDGIPESIDSVKLEIVGLVGFLDPPKEGVKEAVEKAKRAGIRLIMITGDNMLTAKAIASMVGIYREGDLAIEGKKMSQYSDDELYELLKRVRVVARALPEDKYRIVKVLQSKGEIVAVTGDGVNDAPALRVANLGVAMGSGTQVSKDASAMIITDNNLSVIVQAIMIGRRISANIAKVIRYLLSTNVFEILYNSLAILTGKPLPLYPTHILWINLVTDGVQDKAYPFTKFEGDPFREKPKKPQKIFLGKKQLFYVIYNGTILALGHFILFSYLLEKYPYEIALTISFLSAVVSQWPVGIQEIGSKPFLLNPISYIKLNPYIYLGISIGMFLQFLAMSILSEFFRVAQLNAEQLGYALIMPLVVFVALELRKWLEYLYEAYSRQLENEQNTKRD
- the lpxC gene encoding UDP-3-O-acyl-N-acetylglucosamine deacetylase, with translation MYQATIRDVVEFEGIGLHTGEYSKIRLHPDDSYKGIRFFVKGEYIQANYKYVVNTRHSTDLGKGDRVIKTVEHLMAVLYMLGIDNLVIEVLEGWEIPAMDGSGYFFYKKLKKLVHKLEKEKEVLEIKTPVSVRNCTARIEALPFDQFVAEYVGSVEGLFKDRRVRFKGNIKELIFARTFCYDHQVEALRKAGLAKGGSLKNAVVFGKGGKVYNSEGLRSKDEPIRHKLLDLIGDLSLLGKYIKGRIVSYYGGHSLNYDLVKSLADL
- the tpiA gene encoding triose-phosphate isomerase, encoding MKLIVANWKMNKTPKETKEYLETFLRLIEGVDDNVEILICPPFTSLCIAWDILKGSKVKLGAQNCHYEQKGAFTGEISLDMLKELGVSYVIVGHSERRWIFGETDELINKKVIACLEKGIRPILCVGEKMEEREAGMTLKVIESQLKLALSGLDEVSERIDIAYEPVWAIGSGNPATPEDAQLVHSFIKELLGKVRVLYGGSVNPQNAGEFLSMPDVDGLLVGGASLDPSSFAQIVKVSQR
- the hemB gene encoding porphobilinogen synthase, whose amino-acid sequence is MEFPKLRPRRLRANENIRRLVRETKLSLDDLIYPIFVRYGEKIVEEIPSMPGVFRYSVDKVVDAVKEVRDLGIPAIILFGIPEHKDEVGSDTWNEQGIIQKALREIKKHVPDIYVITDVCFCEYTTHGHCGVIRGNTVDNDLTLENLKKQAISHVESGADMLAPSGMMDGMVQAIRSALDESGYYHIPIMAYSAKFASSFYGPFREAAESAPAFGDRRSYQMDPANAREAIKEVLLDVKEGADIIMVKPALAYLDIIAKVKEVTLLPVCAYNVSGEYAMIKAGGRLGWIDEEKVMVETLLSIKRAGADMIITYFAKDIAKLINKGLI